Within Larus michahellis chromosome 5, bLarMic1.1, whole genome shotgun sequence, the genomic segment aagaaacagcagcagaaaaagaagaaaggggctAAAGGAGGGTGGTAAAAAGCAGGATGTGTAATCTCCCTCCCTCAGTAGGTGATGCTGGTTGCAGAATAAAGGTCAAAAGCAAGTGCTGGCAACAGACTCCTGGTATCTGGATCTCTGTCCTGCCTGTCAGTGGTCTGGGGGGAGATGGGCTGGTATAGGCACCCGCATGTGTCTGCTCACCAAGCTGCCTTCCTCGCACTTGCCCCCACTGTGACTTAGGGTGTTGGTATTAAACTCAAATGCAGCCCCTAAGAAGAGATCTGTCCATGTTGCCAAACATTTAAAAGATGTGGAATAATCAAGAACTTCTTGAAGTGTAGATTTATGCGTCTCCTGCATATGTTAGTTAAGGCCTTCAACAGATTTGTCTGGCAATGTCTATGCGTGATGCAAGCATTGTCTTGTATGTTTCATCCCAGTCAGTCATTGACCACCACACAGCACAGGACCAAAGGGTCTTGGAAAACAACATATGGGCTAGATTATCTGGAGAAGGTAATCTGAAGGGGAGAACAAAGCTGTTAGAAAGCATGATGAAGCATGTGGCAGCTGACTCTGTGTCCCCTTTTCTGCAAGACGGCTGCCTTATTCTAGTGGGCTTGGCAAGACAGGAGTGAGCTAAAACAAAGTGTCTGCCTGTGGCAGTGGGCTGTGTTGAAGAGGCATTGTGCTTCTCAAGTGGAAGCTGGCAGTGAGGTGGAGAAGTGTCTGCTCTCTTTGCACCCCACAGGTAGCCCCCAAGCGTCTCTTGAAACTTCTGGCTTGGTCTGAATGTACTAAGAACATTTTTCCATACACGGGCTTTCAGTGGGTAGAAATAGCACTTCAGGGAGAGCTGTCAGATGTCAGCTGAAAAGGCAAGGGCTTCTGTCTCTGGAAGAACGTAAAGCAAGGCCTGAAGAGGTGGGGAGCAAGGGAAATGTTACTGTGTCTTAACAGCACACCAcccacaccacccccaccacctccctgagtGGCCATGGAGTAAATACTAATTAGAATCCAGTCTTTATTACCTTGACTGTCCACCGGGAGCATCTGTTGTGCTCTGAGTGAGAAAGAAGAAGTGAGcattgagaaagcagcagggtcaCCTGCTGAATAGAAAGGATTGTTGTAAATGACTGACGTGCCTGGGTGATGTGCCTCCTTAGGCAGCAGCTGGTGACTGCAGGAGAAAGCACTATCCTGCAGCCATGCAGTTTCTGGAGGGTGATGTGGAGAGAGGAGATACTGGAGGAGAATCTGTGTTCTCCAGGCATCTTCTCTGGTCAAACCTGGCTGAAACACTGAGTCTGTGGCACTGCTGGAGCCCTGACCAGGCTGCCTGAACAGCCCTGACTGTCAGGCCCTACAACTCTTCCCCTTTGTGTGCGTGGGAGAGGGCGGCAGCAGCTGCGGGGAAAGCAAAAAGCCACTCGTGGATCGGCTCGGTATTCACTGATACGGGGAAGGCTCAGCCCGACGCTGAGCCCCAGCAGATGGGGCGGGATCCGCGCGTTCAGGGCTGTGGGGGGAACCGCCTCTGCGCGCCGGGCTGCAGGGGGAGCTCCCCGTCTGCGCCCGGGTGTCCCTGCGCGCCGCCGGGCGCCCAGCGGAGCGGGGCTACCATGGGTTCCCGCCTGCGGCCCGCCGCGCTCTGCGGGGCGGCGCTGGCCctggcgggcggcgcggccctgGCGGCCTGGGCCTGGGCCCGCCTGCGGAGTCGGGtcgcgccccccgccgcccgccatgCCGCCGCCGATCAGGTACCGGGGCCGGGTGTGGGCAGCGGGCGAGGCCGCTGGGTCGGGGAGCGCCGAGGGGGGCCGCCCGGGACCGCCTCGGAGGCAGCGGGCCCGGCAGCACGGCGGGGCCCGGGTCCGGGCGGGGAGGCCGAGGCCGCGCTCTCCTCCTTCCTCGCTAGCTGCGTGTGGCCGCGCTGGGGCCGGCGGGTGTCCCTGGCTGCCCTCCGCCTCGCCGGCGCTGCGGGCCTGTCCTTGTGCGGCAGGAGCCCGGCaggcacctcctccctctccaccGTGAAGCGGCTTTTGCTGTCCCCTCCAGACCCCTCGTTTCGCCTCCTTGTTTCCCCTAGCCCCGCTAAGCCTTGCGGCTGCCCCGGCTGAGCCGGCTGCCCCTCGCTTTGCAGGGTAAAGGACGCAGCAAGCAGATACTGGTGCTGGGCCTGGATGGGGCCGGGAAGACCAGCATTCTCCATGCCCTGGCAACGAACCATGTCAAGCGCAGCGTGGCTCCTACCGAGGGCTTCAATGCCATCTGTGTCAACACCGAAGAGTCCCAGATGGAGTTCCTGGAGAGTGAGTGAACCTGGTTTAATACAGCACATAAAATAAGTTCCTGTCCTGTGTCCTAGGGATCAGGCCCATATGATAAAACCTCCACATTCCCTCATGCCTGCTCTGGTAACATGAAGTTGTGATTATTTTCTCCTTGAGGATTCTGCTATCCCACCCCACTTCTTGAAGGAGATGATATACAGGTGTTAGAGGAGGTCTGTGTTAGTCCAGGCCTGTCCTCCAGGGAGATCTCCACCCACAGAGAGGAGGGTAACAATTCTGATTGTGTGAAACCACCCAAAGCAGAGATGTCCCCAGTAAGCCCTGTGTTGTGGTCCATAGCCATTGTGTGTTGTATGGCTTCTTCTTGGTGCTCATGCCTGGTGAAAggcaagagcagaaaagaaataagaaggtgaaagaagagaggaaggaggaagaaggaggaaatacACCTTTTGTGCAAAAGCCTCATAAGTGGTATTTTCTAGCCTTTAGTGGCTTTTGAATGCCTGTAGGTTTTCACTAAACTTTCTGTGTTGCCCTTAGCATTGATCTTTGGGTGTTGTCCATGCCTGCAGAGAGCATCTCCTGTGATGCTTTTGGGGTGTCATAGCTGTTCTAGGTGCAGCTAGCTGATGGGGAAGGTGGAGACCCTGGAGTCAGGGCAGTCCCTGGCACAGAGAGGCTGACATCCTGGCCTCGTCGCTGCCTGCCTTCCGTGAAGGCAGAAGCTGCCCTTTGCTTCCTGCTGTTTCTACCGGTGCTTGACTGGCTTAGTTGGCAGCCAGTCTAAGGACACCTCTGTACCTTTCTCAGCAGGCCTGAAGGAGTTGTGCTGTTCCCAGGTAATTCTTTGGAATGTGAGGATGAGGCCGTTAAAGCAGAGTTTCATTCCCAGTCCTACTACCATAGGAGTCCCTGTGGTGTCTTAGGGAAGTCATCTCTCCAGAGATGCTTGTGATCTGTGCCCCTCTGCTAGTAGGCGTGAGACACCCGTGTCTCCTACCGGGAGGTGCTTTCCCTAGCTAAGCCCAGAGAAACCCACAGTATCTCTGCTGCTGCCCGGGGACAGCCTGGGCCCAGCGCTGCGCACACCACGGCAGAACCTGTTGTTTCTGAGTCGTCCTTCCCTCTCTGGTCCAGGTTGGTAGTGCCTGAGGTGTGATGGCTGCGATCTGACCCATGGGAAATGAAATGTCTCAGGCCAGTTTCAGCCAGGTAAATCCATGCATGGCTCTCTAATCTGGTTACTTATCCAGTCTGTACCATCGCCTAGCCCAGGGGTTAGCAGCCTATGCTGTGATCACATGGCACAAGATGATCAGCAGACAGCAGggtttttattttgctggctGAGACAGATAGGAAAGTTTTGCTTTATGCCATGATATGGAGAAGTGGGTGGTATCTTGCCTTTGCAAGGGATAGGAGCTCCTGGCTTCTGCTGAGTTCCTACTGGTTTGGGAGAGAAAAATGTCCTCTGTGAGGTTGCACACCCCTGGGTTACGCTATGCATGAATGCACTTACCAAAGGGAACGGTGGGGAGCCCCCACAACGTCACAGTACAGAATCAGAGGCATCTGTCCCAAGCGTGATGTGTCAGTCACAGTGGCAGAGTTGCAGTTCTGCCTGCAGGTATGCTGGGGCTCTTGAAGAAGAGTCAGGCCTGCCCTAGTGGGAAATGTTGCTTCCCTTTCTATGTTCTGGAAACTACTGAATCATTTTGACTTAAGCGAAAGTAAAATTGCTTTGAAACAGAGCAAAGTCACTGAGGGCAGTAAAAGATGGCTCACTAGCAAGTCAGTTTTGAAAAGAGCTCCTGTGTAAGGCAGGAGGCAATTATAGGGAGCCCCCAAATGTGTTGCTTTGAAAACTTGCTGCATTTGGGGGACTTGCCCATGCCTTTTGAGCACTTCAGTACTCTTGAGCGAGTGGTTCTACAGTGTGCCTAGGAGCAGACCTGGAGAACTgaaaacacatctgaaataaTTAATATACCGTTGCTATTCCTGTCAAACTCCGCAAACTACCAAACTCTTTCTGTCCCTGGATGGGAACAACAATCTCAGGCAACTTGTTGCATATCGTTTCACCACAGAATTGTTATAATACCTGGTTTTGAGGGCGGGCGTCTTTCCTCTGTATCCGAAATGTCAGGTAGAAGTGTATCCTGTGCAAAGATTTTGCCCATTACCTAAGGACTGCCTGAAAAGTCTGCTGGGACTTGGTTTTTCTCTTCCTAAGCACCTCTGTTTTTTGACAGTGTGAAAGCTGTGGGAGTTTTGAACTAGTCCCTAGTGTCATACAAATCTGATGAGAGCCTTCCCCACCTCAGAGCTaaatttcttaaagaaagaagAGCTTAAAGAGCTTAaaatggactttttctttttttttttttttttttttcccctccagagcaTACATATATGTCTGCATGGCACACGATGAGGGAAAATAAAGCTATTTCCAGTCTCATATACAGTAGTCCAGATACTTTGAGGTTTTGCTAATGCAAATACCTTGGGTTTTCAGCCCAGGGCCTGCTGTCGGCACCTCTGGGGGCAGTGCTGCTTGGATTACTTGGTGAATCCTGTGCTGCTGTCTTTTCTTCCAGTCGGGGGCAGTGAATCTCTGCGTTCATACTGGAAGATGTACCTGCCCAAAGTCCTGTTGCTAATCTACGTCGTGGACTCCGCCGATCATGCCCGACTGCCTGTGGCGAAGCAGCTGCTTCATCAACTGATCCAGAACAACTCCACCCTGCCGGTGGTGGTTCTGGCCAACAAGCAGGTAAGAGTTCCCTGCTGCTAGCTGAGcttgggctggcagcagctctgaaaacagcaacaaagccTTTCAAAGGAGGCTTCATGCCTTTAAAGAGGCCACGCTGGAAGCTGGGGATCTTTTTGGGACATCTGCTGgccacaaaagaaaataatctgaggTTGAGTTTTGGATCTGCAAGGTGCAGGTCCTGGGCTCACAGATGGTGCAGTCAGAGCTGTGGGTGGAAATAATGGTGAGAATGCTGTAGAGTTTGTAAGGTTTGAGAGCTGTGAGGGAAACCACAGTTAGACCTGAAGTTAGGTTTCTGTTCTGAATGCTTGTCTAGAAGTACCATTTTAACTAGCAGCAACCGCAAAGTGAAGCACCgttttttccttcagattgtCTGGTTGGTTGCTCCTAAGTCTGCTGCTgaagaatgagaaaagagaagCTTTCTTCACAAGGCAGTGCTTTCTCCTAAGATCTTTGTGGAAGTGTCAATGACTGGTGCTGTACCTGGAATAGAACTGTGCCTGTGGTACAGTTAGAGAACAGAACACCCAGGGGTTTTAAGCCCAGATTTTCTTTTATGAGGGCTGTACACTCGGTTTGCTCTACGTTGTTACCCCCTAGATTTCAAGTAATTAAGGCATGTTAGTAGTAGTTCTGTGTGTTACTTTTGAATGGAAGTGCCGGCTTTGGCTTAATCAAACACAAATGCTGCTACTGATTCTCTAGGTCCCGGAGTCAGAAACACCAGTGGCTGAGGAGGTACCCAGGGAATGATTGTTGTATTTTTGCCCTGTTCTTGTAACTCTCTGCTGGGCTCCTGGGGTCTTGGGCCAGCAAGACTTTTGTCTGCCTCGTACAGGTAGTCTTACATTATTATCGGAAACACTGGAATTACTAGAAACAGAGATGTACCCTtatttttctgggaagaaattaGGTTAaggataaactttttttttttttttttttttttaatccccaaaGCATTTTAGGGCATGGGAACTTGATCTCATAGAAGGTACGGAAGAATGGTGCTCCCAGAGCCTTTGAGACCCTTCCCCCTGGACAAAGGCAGTGGCTCCAAGCGGAAATAGTACCGCCGGCTCTTGCAATGCAGGAATGGTGCAATCACCTCTTGCAACTAACAGGCTCGTTTTGTTTTTGTGTATCAGGACCTCGAAGGTGCATATTGCATCACCGATATCCACGATGCTCTGGCACTGTCTGATCTTGGGGACGAGAGGAAGATGTTCTTGATTGGTACCCACGTGGCAGAGGACGGCTCCGAGATCTCCTCCAGCATGAAGGATGCCAAGGAGCTGATAGCGCAGCTGGTTCTGGAAGCACAGTGACAGCTCTTTTCCTACAACATGATATTTGGAGCTGCGGGGGATGAGGTGTTAGCATATGGTCAGTTTGCCATGTGGTGATTGAAATGTACAGATATCTTTTCCTTGTGGGTGTGGATTTCCTCTATGATCTCTAGTTGGTAAGAAAATCTAATTTATAGCGGtttgaaaatacatttgaaaagtaGTCTATTTTTTAGCGTATTTGTAGGAGAAAATTAGTCTCTCAGACAGCAGAGTTAAGGGGATGTATAGCTTAGATGGGTTGAGATGGCTTCTTGCTAGGTGGGAATCAAGCATTGGTTTCAGTGGAACAAGGTTGTATCCAGTGAATTTAACCTGGCTTGATGTCTCAGGTtcaattttaaattgaaatatatttACTTCACAGGGTTTACAGAACCTTGGTAACagtgtttttctgttaaaaatgagaCCTCGCCTCTTGACAGCATCAGAAATGTAAAGTGCTACGACTAGTATTTTTGACAGTGATAATTTTTATTGCGCTGTATTGGAGTCGGCTTTTAAGGAAGTGGCAAATTAGTAATCTCTGGAAGTTGGATCGGTTACT encodes:
- the ARL9 gene encoding ADP-ribosylation factor-like protein 9 isoform X1 — translated: MGRDPRVQGCGGNRLCAPGCRGSSPSAPGCPCAPPGAQRSGATMGSRLRPAALCGAALALAGGAALAAWAWARLRSRVAPPAARHAAADQGKGRSKQILVLGLDGAGKTSILHALATNHVKRSVAPTEGFNAICVNTEESQMEFLEIGGSESLRSYWKMYLPKVLLLIYVVDSADHARLPVAKQLLHQLIQNNSTLPVVVLANKQDLEGAYCITDIHDALALSDLGDERKMFLIGTHVAEDGSEISSSMKDAKELIAQLVLEAQ
- the ARL9 gene encoding ADP-ribosylation factor-like protein 9 isoform X2, producing MYLPKVLLLIYVVDSADHARLPVAKQLLHQLIQNNSTLPVVVLANKQDLEGAYCITDIHDALALSDLGDERKMFLIGTHVAEDGSEISSSMKDAKELIAQLVLEAQ